The following are encoded together in the Robertmurraya sp. FSL R5-0851 genome:
- a CDS encoding MIP/aquaporin family protein encodes MSPFLGEVIGTMILIVFGAGIGAGSSLKGSYSNNPGWIVITLAWGLAVTMAVFAVGSISGAHLNPAVTVALAVNGSFPWADVPSYIIAQLLGAIIGATLVFLHYFPHWKGTEDPGTKLGVFATGPAIPHTFSNVFSEMFGTFILVLGLLFIGANNFTEGLNPIAVGLLIVVIGMSLGGTTGYAINPARDLGPRIAHFLLPIPGKGGSNWAYSWIPVVGPILGGALGAVFYKTVFLGEAGSYTWPVVGASIVVLSLSYVFGKKQSSNTTASQAA; translated from the coding sequence ATGTCGCCGTTTTTAGGTGAAGTGATTGGAACCATGATTTTGATTGTGTTTGGAGCGGGAATTGGAGCGGGTTCTTCTCTGAAGGGGAGTTACTCAAACAATCCTGGTTGGATTGTGATTACTCTAGCGTGGGGTTTAGCAGTAACAATGGCTGTTTTTGCAGTAGGCTCTATTAGTGGGGCTCATTTAAATCCTGCTGTAACGGTTGCGCTTGCGGTGAATGGAAGTTTTCCTTGGGCAGATGTACCGAGTTACATAATTGCTCAATTGCTTGGTGCTATAATAGGAGCTACTTTAGTATTTTTACATTATTTTCCTCATTGGAAAGGTACAGAAGACCCTGGCACGAAGCTAGGTGTGTTTGCAACTGGTCCTGCTATTCCACATACGTTCTCAAACGTATTTAGTGAGATGTTCGGTACTTTTATTTTAGTATTAGGATTATTATTTATCGGAGCAAATAATTTCACAGAAGGACTTAATCCGATTGCAGTGGGGCTTTTAATTGTGGTTATTGGTATGTCACTTGGAGGAACTACCGGGTATGCGATTAACCCCGCTCGTGATCTAGGTCCAAGAATTGCGCATTTTCTACTTCCCATCCCAGGAAAGGGTGGTTCGAACTGGGCCTATTCCTGGATTCCAGTTGTTGGCCCAATTCTTGGTGGTGCATTAGGAGCAGTTTTCTACAAAACAGTCTTTCTAGGAGAAGCAGGTTCCTACACTTGGCCGGTAGTAGGCGCTTCAATAGTGGTTCTTTCATTATCATATGTTTTTGGTAAAAAACAATCAAGTAATACGACTGCCTCACAAGCAGCATAA
- a CDS encoding glycerol-3-phosphate responsive antiterminator — protein sequence MDQKILPASSNLKDFELFLKSPYRVGVFLETHIAQLKNINQLAKAHGKDMIYHVDMIHGLKNDDYGTEYICQEIKPYGIISTKSSVILKAKQKGVIAVQRIFLIDSHALEKSYKLVNKTRPDYIEVLPGAMPWMINEVKNRLDTPIFAGGLIRTRDEVNNALKAGATSITTSKKELWDLF from the coding sequence ATGGATCAAAAAATATTACCAGCATCATCAAATTTAAAGGATTTTGAGTTGTTTTTAAAAAGCCCGTATCGAGTAGGGGTATTCCTTGAAACGCATATCGCTCAGTTGAAAAATATTAATCAATTAGCAAAGGCGCATGGGAAGGATATGATCTACCATGTTGATATGATTCATGGGCTGAAAAATGATGATTATGGTACCGAATATATTTGCCAGGAAATTAAGCCATATGGAATCATCTCTACAAAATCAAGTGTCATATTAAAAGCAAAACAAAAAGGGGTAATCGCAGTTCAAAGAATCTTTTTAATAGATTCCCATGCACTAGAAAAGAGCTATAAGCTAGTGAATAAAACGAGACCAGATTATATTGAAGTACTTCCTGGGGCTATGCCATGGATGATAAATGAAGTGAAAAATAGACTTGATACCCCAATTTTTGCTGGAGGACTAATTCGAACGCGAGATGAAGTTAATAATGCATTAAAGGCAGGGGCTACGTCTATAACCACTTCGAAAAAGGAACTATGGGATTTATTTTAA
- the ku gene encoding non-homologous end joining protein Ku: MHTIWKGSISFGLVNIPIKLHSATEDKDIKLRTLHKKCHSPIKYEKTCPVCDEEVKQEEIVRAYEYTKGKFVILEDEDLNKLKKENEEKAVEIIDFVKMEEIDPIYYDRSYFMSPSDGGGKAYSLLRKALQESEKVGLAKIIIRSKEQMAVIRVFENSLVMETIHFPDEVRSAADVPNVPAEDKVSEKELDTAIMLIDQLTTTFNPEKYTDDYRNALIELIESKRSGKEIVTPVEKEQKSNVTDLMAALQASIDKTKPKQTSTEAPKKKRTTVKTKKQA; this comes from the coding sequence ATGCATACAATATGGAAAGGGAGTATCAGCTTTGGACTCGTGAATATCCCAATCAAGCTTCATTCTGCAACAGAAGATAAGGATATCAAGCTTCGGACATTACACAAGAAATGTCACTCTCCGATAAAATATGAAAAAACTTGTCCTGTTTGCGATGAAGAAGTGAAGCAGGAGGAAATTGTTCGAGCATATGAATACACAAAAGGGAAATTCGTTATTCTTGAAGACGAGGATTTGAATAAATTAAAAAAAGAAAATGAAGAAAAGGCAGTTGAGATTATAGATTTCGTAAAAATGGAGGAAATTGATCCAATCTATTATGATCGAAGCTATTTCATGTCCCCAAGTGATGGGGGTGGAAAAGCATACTCCTTATTAAGAAAGGCGCTGCAAGAATCAGAAAAGGTTGGTCTAGCCAAAATAATCATTCGTTCAAAAGAACAAATGGCTGTCATACGAGTGTTTGAAAACTCATTGGTAATGGAAACCATTCATTTTCCTGATGAGGTAAGATCTGCTGCTGATGTTCCTAATGTTCCCGCAGAAGACAAAGTATCCGAAAAAGAACTTGATACCGCGATCATGTTGATTGATCAATTAACCACAACATTTAATCCGGAAAAATACACGGATGATTATCGAAACGCTTTAATTGAATTGATTGAATCTAAGCGTTCTGGTAAAGAAATAGTTACGCCAGTTGAAAAAGAACAAAAATCCAATGTCACAGATTTAATGGCTGCACTACAAGCATCAATTGATAAAACAAAGCCGAAACAAACATCGACAGAAGCTCCAAAGAAAAAACGAACAACAGTCAAAACAAAAAAGCAGGCTTAA
- a CDS encoding DNA ligase D: protein MKPMLPTLTFEVPQGDNWNYEVKYDGFRALLFWDKEIKLISRNGNSLLEIFPEIKIYLEKNYEVFKTFLPLVLDGELVDLENEYKADFSSIQVRGRMRSKKKILEKALHNPCRFLVFDLLSINGNLCSDRKYVDRKKSLLKLFKDSQLPTTPNPLSTDLIQLIPAYKDYQAVWEQVVLHDGEGIVAKQDSNQWEEGKRTTLWLKFKNFKYVSCFVTAYEKSNGYFYVGVFRDTKIYQIGQFLFGIKPEEKQALFQIIKDNKSSEDDRFIYVQPAICLEIKYLELYDEQMREPHFERFRFDLTPKDCTYDKFVHQQKNMPNDIEISHPDKPLWESPSVKKIDFIHYLQEISPYFLPYLQNRLLTVIRYPHGMFGEAFYQKNCPEYAPDFVQTFMHEGINYIVCNNLKTLIWLGNQLAFEFHIPFQTLSSNGPSEIVLDLDPPSNKEFKLAIKAAQMIKEVLDQLNLIGFVKTSGNKGLQIYIPLPENEFTYEDTRLFTEFIAEYLISKAPDSFTIERLKKNRQNKLYIDYIQHAEGKTIIAPYSARGNDTAALATPLFWEEVTDELRMEDFTILNMMKRINEKGNPFQSYFETKQKQNFSPILEFLKQKK, encoded by the coding sequence TTGAAACCAATGCTACCAACTTTAACATTCGAAGTACCACAGGGTGATAATTGGAACTACGAAGTAAAATACGATGGCTTTCGTGCCCTTTTATTTTGGGACAAGGAAATAAAATTAATAAGTAGAAACGGAAACTCCTTACTCGAAATTTTTCCGGAAATAAAAATTTACCTAGAAAAAAATTATGAAGTGTTTAAAACATTCCTCCCCCTGGTGCTTGATGGGGAGTTAGTGGATCTTGAAAATGAATATAAAGCCGATTTTAGCAGTATTCAAGTTCGCGGCAGAATGCGCAGTAAAAAAAAAATACTCGAAAAAGCATTACATAATCCATGTCGTTTCCTTGTATTCGACTTATTATCGATTAACGGAAACTTATGCAGTGATAGGAAATATGTTGATCGTAAAAAATCACTTTTAAAGCTTTTTAAAGATTCTCAATTGCCCACAACTCCCAATCCTTTAAGTACAGATTTGATTCAGTTAATTCCCGCTTATAAAGATTATCAAGCCGTTTGGGAACAAGTCGTTTTACATGATGGTGAAGGAATTGTGGCCAAACAAGATTCAAACCAGTGGGAGGAAGGCAAACGAACCACTCTTTGGCTAAAATTTAAAAACTTTAAATATGTATCCTGCTTTGTAACCGCATACGAAAAATCAAATGGCTATTTTTATGTTGGCGTTTTTAGAGATACCAAAATTTATCAAATTGGCCAATTTTTATTCGGCATCAAGCCTGAGGAAAAACAAGCACTATTCCAAATTATCAAGGATAATAAATCAAGTGAAGATGACCGGTTCATCTACGTCCAACCTGCCATTTGTTTGGAAATCAAATACTTGGAATTATATGATGAGCAAATGCGGGAACCACATTTTGAACGATTCCGATTTGACCTTACACCTAAGGATTGTACATATGATAAATTTGTACACCAACAAAAAAACATGCCTAATGACATTGAAATTTCCCATCCGGACAAACCTTTATGGGAATCACCTTCTGTAAAAAAAATCGACTTTATTCATTATTTACAGGAAATTTCACCATACTTTTTACCATATTTACAAAACCGGTTACTAACGGTGATACGATATCCGCACGGAATGTTCGGGGAAGCCTTTTATCAGAAAAACTGCCCTGAATATGCACCAGATTTTGTACAAACTTTCATGCATGAAGGAATAAACTATATTGTCTGTAATAATTTAAAAACCCTAATATGGTTAGGTAACCAGCTGGCATTTGAGTTCCATATTCCTTTTCAAACTCTATCAAGTAACGGACCAAGTGAAATTGTGTTAGATTTGGATCCTCCTTCTAACAAGGAGTTTAAACTAGCAATTAAAGCTGCTCAAATGATCAAAGAAGTCCTCGATCAATTAAATCTTATTGGGTTTGTAAAAACATCAGGAAATAAAGGGCTACAGATTTATATCCCACTTCCTGAAAATGAATTTACTTACGAAGATACAAGGCTGTTTACTGAGTTCATAGCAGAATATTTGATCTCGAAAGCACCTGATTCATTTACAATTGAGCGCTTAAAGAAAAACCGGCAAAATAAATTGTATATCGACTATATTCAACATGCAGAAGGGAAAACCATTATAGCACCTTATTCTGCTAGGGGAAATGACACGGCTGCTCTGGCCACTCCCTTATTTTGGGAAGAAGTAACTGACGAACTACGTATGGAGGATTTTACTATTTTAAACATGATGAAGCGTATAAACGAAAAGGGCAACCCTTTTCAATCCTATTTTGAGACGAAACAAAAACAAAACTTTTCACCCATACTTGAGTTTTTAAAACAAAAAAAATAG
- the dapF gene encoding diaminopimelate epimerase → MILEILKCHGSNNDFLIIDEMTKPLFTEQQRSEIALLLCNRENGVGADGILFVLGSENFDAKMRVFNADGSEASMCGNGLRCVARYVCEKLSIQSAVVETMKANLVVNERESILGEIPTYQVEISPVSFELNDLPLTLNQQTLIDEPIQELSEIKFTAVAVPNPHLIGIVTKDQIQSNVQKELSEKVNSPNKLFPDGVNVSFVKPLQKGSIFVRTFERGVGFTNACGTAMSASTLVSCLLGLNEFEQPVDVYNPGGKVRCVAHKVDNSFKIDLIGNATFTHRFQIEIQLEQQVFSYLKKEEITKEISQYKSLEEHSKQVLNEWM, encoded by the coding sequence GTGATTTTAGAAATTTTAAAATGTCATGGGTCAAATAATGACTTCCTCATCATTGATGAAATGACAAAACCTTTATTTACTGAGCAACAGCGTTCCGAGATTGCGCTACTTCTTTGTAATAGAGAAAATGGCGTAGGTGCTGATGGGATTTTATTCGTACTAGGCAGTGAGAATTTTGATGCCAAAATGAGAGTATTTAATGCAGATGGATCTGAGGCGTCAATGTGTGGAAATGGATTACGCTGTGTGGCCCGTTATGTTTGTGAAAAACTTTCCATCCAAAGTGCGGTCGTAGAAACGATGAAAGCAAATTTGGTAGTGAATGAGCGCGAAAGCATTCTTGGAGAAATCCCAACTTATCAGGTAGAAATCTCTCCTGTTTCTTTTGAACTTAATGATCTTCCATTAACTTTAAATCAACAAACATTAATAGATGAACCCATACAAGAGCTTTCAGAAATTAAGTTCACTGCTGTAGCAGTACCTAACCCTCATCTGATTGGAATAGTGACAAAAGATCAAATACAATCAAATGTACAAAAAGAATTGAGTGAAAAGGTAAATAGTCCAAACAAGTTATTTCCAGATGGAGTAAACGTGAGTTTCGTAAAGCCACTTCAGAAAGGAAGTATCTTTGTGCGTACATTTGAAAGAGGCGTTGGCTTTACGAATGCTTGCGGAACAGCAATGTCCGCTTCTACACTTGTTTCTTGTTTACTTGGCCTAAATGAGTTTGAACAACCGGTTGATGTGTATAATCCAGGTGGCAAGGTACGCTGTGTCGCACATAAAGTTGATAATTCCTTCAAAATTGATTTAATCGGAAATGCAACCTTTACGCATCGTTTCCAGATAGAAATTCAGTTGGAACAACAAGTTTTTTCTTATTTGAAAAAGGAAGAAATTACAAAAGAAATTAGTCAATATAAGAGCTTGGAAGAACATTCAAAACAAGTGTTAAATGAATGGATGTAA
- a CDS encoding EAL and HDOD domain-containing protein, whose amino-acid sequence MEVFVARQPIFNQEEGIVAYELLYRNNHINEFPNIDGDRATTELIINSFLNIGIDALSEGRPCFINFTEKLLDMRLPSYVCSKKIVIELVETTRPSRNLLEIIKEMKKSQYRISINSSMLDELNPYSKDILEQTDYVKVDFQKTDKNVRKHINKKALATDTILIAEKIETSEEYLEAKSNGYSLFQGYYFSKPAIFSTFDIPAYFTSYVEMRAFISKEKTSVNDIVEFIERDPSLSYKILKLINSPANKLKEKIYHIRQAVKQFGPFEIENWIYVLAAREELTQTSNVSIDVAKLCLTRGKLCEKIGRLRNDQSEKIPGYFMTGIFSFMNGLKAFPIEKMTDSLPLNEEMIQALMGVQNEYKDVLDLAVAVEKAQWKIIGDICKKLEIMETDLFKLYAEAINWSNRMVVEDICYL is encoded by the coding sequence ATGGAAGTTTTTGTTGCAAGGCAGCCGATATTTAATCAAGAAGAAGGGATAGTTGCTTACGAGCTGCTTTACCGAAATAATCATATTAATGAATTTCCAAACATAGATGGGGACCGAGCTACTACTGAGTTGATCATTAATAGCTTTCTAAATATAGGGATAGATGCTCTTTCTGAAGGAAGGCCGTGTTTCATTAACTTTACAGAAAAATTATTAGATATGAGGTTACCTTCCTATGTTTGTTCTAAGAAAATAGTCATTGAGTTAGTTGAAACTACACGCCCAAGTAGAAATCTATTAGAAATTATAAAAGAAATGAAGAAAAGTCAATATAGAATTTCCATTAATTCTAGCATGTTAGATGAACTGAACCCCTATTCAAAAGACATTTTAGAACAGACAGATTATGTAAAGGTAGATTTTCAAAAAACAGATAAGAACGTACGCAAGCACATAAATAAAAAGGCATTGGCAACTGATACGATCTTAATTGCTGAAAAAATAGAAACCAGTGAAGAATATTTGGAAGCAAAATCAAATGGTTATAGTCTGTTTCAGGGCTATTACTTTTCTAAGCCTGCCATTTTCTCAACTTTTGATATTCCAGCTTATTTTACCTCTTATGTTGAAATGAGAGCATTTATTTCAAAGGAAAAAACATCTGTAAATGATATAGTTGAATTTATTGAAAGAGATCCTTCATTATCATACAAAATTTTAAAACTAATCAATTCACCGGCAAATAAATTAAAAGAAAAAATCTATCATATTCGCCAAGCAGTTAAACAGTTTGGACCTTTTGAAATAGAAAACTGGATCTATGTTTTGGCAGCAAGAGAAGAATTAACGCAAACGTCGAATGTCTCCATAGACGTGGCAAAACTATGTTTAACTAGAGGAAAACTTTGCGAAAAAATTGGAAGATTACGGAATGATCAATCCGAAAAAATACCCGGATATTTTATGACCGGTATTTTTTCATTTATGAATGGGCTCAAAGCATTTCCGATAGAGAAAATGACTGATTCACTTCCACTAAACGAGGAAATGATTCAGGCGTTAATGGGGGTCCAGAATGAGTATAAAGATGTGTTGGACCTTGCTGTTGCTGTTGAAAAAGCACAATGGAAAATAATCGGAGATATTTGTAAAAAGCTTGAAATCATGGAAACAGATTTATTTAAACTATATGCTGAAGCAATCAATTGGTCTAATCGAATGGTTGTAGAAGATATTTGCTATCTTTAA
- a CDS encoding NCS2 family permease: MSAWLHRFFRIEAHESSIQKEIVAGTIGFFTIVYIVAVNSLILSEAGIPLEGAIIATILTSVVGCLLMGLWANAPIILVPGMGINALFSYTLVQTMGLSWQEALAVVFVSGIMFMIVAFTSLSIKLSQAIPQSLKEAITVGLGLFLMFIGLEKAGLVVKGTNSIIALGALNEPSVLASIITFVIAVILFLRGVPGNFLLTIVFGTLIAWSFGIIDVAEESQVSFNISEYFEVFGAMSFAKLFTFSFWVAVFSLSMVLIFENIGLVHGHAQFIKRPEKFSKGLQANSISAFVSAIFGTSPTVSTVESISSMAAGGKTGLTAVTTGLLFAASAFFIPVFKWIPNSAIAPILIIIGGLMLQNIRNIDMKDLGESFPALIMIVMIPFTYSIADGIAIGFILYPLVKISIGKAKEVSVPLYIIAFLFLVNFFTHYI, translated from the coding sequence ATAAGTGCATGGTTACATCGTTTTTTTAGGATTGAAGCGCATGAATCATCCATTCAAAAGGAGATAGTTGCAGGAACGATCGGCTTTTTCACGATTGTTTATATTGTTGCTGTCAATTCGCTTATCTTATCCGAAGCAGGTATTCCGCTTGAAGGAGCAATAATCGCGACTATTCTTACATCAGTTGTCGGTTGTCTTCTTATGGGCTTGTGGGCGAATGCACCGATTATTCTCGTTCCAGGAATGGGAATTAACGCACTTTTTTCTTATACTCTAGTGCAAACAATGGGTCTTAGCTGGCAGGAAGCGTTAGCGGTTGTATTTGTATCAGGAATTATGTTTATGATTGTTGCTTTTACTAGCTTGTCTATTAAGCTTAGTCAGGCAATTCCACAGTCGTTAAAGGAAGCGATAACCGTTGGTTTAGGGCTATTCCTCATGTTTATTGGTCTGGAAAAAGCCGGCTTAGTTGTAAAAGGAACCAATAGTATAATAGCACTTGGTGCATTAAACGAACCTAGTGTATTAGCTTCTATCATCACCTTTGTGATTGCGGTTATTTTGTTTTTAAGAGGAGTTCCAGGGAATTTTCTGCTAACAATAGTGTTTGGAACACTGATTGCTTGGTCTTTCGGGATAATCGATGTTGCGGAGGAAAGTCAGGTAAGTTTCAACATTAGCGAGTACTTTGAAGTGTTTGGGGCTATGTCGTTTGCTAAACTGTTTACTTTTTCTTTTTGGGTTGCGGTATTCTCATTATCGATGGTACTAATATTTGAAAACATCGGATTGGTTCATGGTCACGCGCAATTTATTAAACGTCCAGAAAAGTTTTCCAAAGGTTTACAAGCGAATTCTATTTCTGCCTTTGTTTCAGCAATTTTCGGAACAAGTCCAACGGTCTCGACAGTGGAGAGTATATCCAGTATGGCTGCAGGTGGGAAAACAGGATTAACAGCTGTAACAACAGGACTTTTATTTGCAGCTTCCGCATTTTTTATCCCGGTTTTTAAGTGGATACCAAACTCGGCAATCGCACCTATTCTCATTATCATTGGTGGATTAATGCTTCAGAATATCCGAAACATTGACATGAAGGATTTAGGCGAGAGCTTTCCTGCGTTGATTATGATTGTAATGATCCCATTCACGTATAGCATTGCTGACGGAATTGCGATCGGATTTATCCTATATCCGCTAGTGAAAATTTCAATAGGAAAAGCGAAAGAAGTTTCTGTACCTCTTTATATTATTGCTTTTTTATTCCTAGTAAATTTCTTTACACATTATATATGA
- a CDS encoding TlpA disulfide reductase family protein — MRKFMIIITLIVLLLFVVDKFLLKEKGLISKVDGNKFELIQDADSLPVGIKMENQAPNIQVMDLNGNQVSLADYRGKKVLLNFWASWCPPCKAEMPHMEELYKEHKDDGFVVLALNMTNTEDSLEDVTAFVEDQKLTFPILLDEKGEVSAKYEILAYPTSYFIDSTGVIRNKVTGALDKENMYQELMRLP; from the coding sequence ATGAGAAAATTTATGATCATCATTACGTTGATTGTCTTATTACTGTTTGTCGTTGACAAGTTTTTATTAAAAGAAAAGGGGTTAATTAGCAAAGTAGACGGAAATAAATTCGAACTCATTCAAGATGCTGATAGTCTTCCGGTAGGAATAAAAATGGAGAATCAGGCACCAAACATTCAAGTAATGGATTTAAACGGGAACCAAGTAAGTCTAGCTGATTATCGTGGAAAAAAGGTTCTATTAAACTTTTGGGCAAGTTGGTGTCCACCTTGTAAGGCTGAAATGCCACATATGGAGGAGTTGTATAAAGAACACAAGGATGATGGATTTGTTGTTCTTGCGTTGAACATGACAAACACGGAAGATAGCCTTGAGGACGTAACAGCCTTCGTCGAGGACCAAAAGCTGACATTTCCTATTTTATTAGACGAAAAGGGAGAAGTCTCTGCTAAATATGAAATTTTAGCATATCCAACAAGTTATTTTATTGATTCAACTGGAGTTATAAGAAATAAAGTGACAGGTGCTCTTGATAAAGAAAATATGTATCAAGAATTGATGCGGCTACCTTAA